In Acidaminococcus fermentans DSM 20731, one genomic interval encodes:
- a CDS encoding DUF805 domain-containing protein, with the protein MLHDFFWGTVKLGLFLEYGVPAIAGMIVLIRCLAAEGNPLSFKGRTGRKAYLIQYLVSFLLLFAACRFPGWIALFVVLVVGTGMYAAMSRRIRDIGGSNRLAVGIPLLVLALTFVEVKAVSHGLAVVMIGLGFVPGGILENREEPNKIQEDDGYYHFKNK; encoded by the coding sequence ATGCTGCATGATTTCTTTTGGGGGACTGTCAAACTGGGGCTGTTCCTGGAATATGGGGTGCCCGCTATTGCGGGAATGATTGTTCTCATCCGGTGCCTGGCGGCGGAAGGCAATCCCCTGTCATTCAAAGGCCGAACAGGAAGGAAAGCCTACCTGATCCAGTACCTGGTTTCGTTTCTCTTGCTGTTTGCCGCCTGCCGTTTTCCCGGGTGGATTGCCTTGTTTGTGGTCCTGGTGGTGGGGACGGGAATGTACGCTGCCATGTCCCGGCGGATCCGGGACATCGGCGGCAGCAATCGCCTGGCCGTGGGTATTCCATTGCTGGTGCTGGCCCTGACCTTTGTGGAAGTGAAGGCCGTTTCCCATGGTTTGGCGGTGGTTATGATCGGGTTAGGGTTTGTGCCTGGGGGGATTCTGGAAAACAGGGAAGAACCGAACAAAATCCAGGAAGACGACGGCTACTATCATTTTAAAAATAAATAA